The genomic window CACAACAAGGTTTCACACAGATTTTTCATCCAAAATGTGATGAAGTTACTGTCTTCacctggatatttttttttacatctacAGGTCCAATAAATCCAATGAAAACAACCACACAAGTTATAATCTCTCATTTCATGACTTCACTTACGGCTATCATGCATTTCTGGGTTAATAGAGCATCCTAAAATAGTTTTGGACCATGCaaagcagaattcttcagtcAACTAACTTCTTTCAATGAAAATCATGCCTTTTTCACGTAATAAGGGGAAAACTGTCACAAAGCATATATTATTCTGTTATCGCAGTCATTCCATCATAGGTGAACTCAAACTAATTATCTTAGCTTGCTGTATAATGTATCAAATAGCACTTCTATTTATGGGAGACTATTATTGTTTCATATATTCTCACTCATTATGAGGGCTGGTACTTTGGCTTTATGGATTACACTAAGTGTACACATGCCTAGCCTGGTATTTTGCCCAAGAGGAGGCAGATACCTAGGGAAGTGTACAGGAACAGCCAGTCATAAATATCTTCCCTAGTATTCTCCCAGTAGCAATCTAGaagcctttctaattttcttggCTCACTTGTTCTTTCAAATGTGCCCGCCCTACTCATCCTTCCGTTACTCTGGGAGGTGCTGCTCCTTTCCTGGGTGCAGGTGAGCTGTCACAAATCTGAGAAAGAGCAGAGCAATCCGAGTTTATAGCTGTTTGCTTTAATGTTACGCTCTGAACTCTGAGGAGGCTGAGCAGCAGATATTCTTAACACTTAAGGACATTCAAGTGTTTACGCTCTCGCCCCCTTGGTTGACAGCAAGCAGTACATACTCTTCGCACTTAAGGACATTCAAGCATTGACACTCTGTACTTACATTCCGTGACAAAGAAGTTGAGCATGGTCAGGACGACAGTGTGGCCACTGAACATGTAATCTCCACACGTGTGTACTCCCGTCAGAGTCATTCCAAAGCCACTCCATATTGCAAATGCCCGCTGGAGTTTTGCCCAAACATTGCCGTACAACTAAAAGAAGTGACATTAACCTTCAGTAAGTTCCAACCCCACCACCGAGCAGTATGTCCTTAGAGTGAGCTGTATAGCGCTATGTGTGTTTGGTGCCACTTGTCATGTCAGGGCTTTCATTAAAATGCAGGTCAGCGcatctttgtattttattgAGGCAGTGAGTCACAATTTAGTAACGACAGTTATTAATTGTATTCATCATACCTCTGATGAATACTGGAATTTAGGGCAAGCATTTTGTTGCAAGTGATTTATATACAGACActgccactttttaaaaaatgtattcagCCTCCCAGTGTGTCATTGCCAAGCTTCCAACTCAGCTCAAACCTCTTCTAACTAAAAGTTAGGATAAAACCATGAAATCCCATGTTCTATGGAATATCCCTTATTAGAAAGGGTGACATAATAACAACACACATCTAACATCATGGTCACAACAATCTTAATcatatctaaaataaaattttaaaagaaaaaaacaaacagaaaaggaaacaagaaaaataagttaaagcATTTGAAGTTTTTACCTTTCCAGTACACTGCAAGTGCTGGCCCGGCACAGAGAGTGAGGTAACAAACATTGTAACACAACGTAATAAGAATACTGTCCCCATGAGGCTGCACAGCCTTCGCAGAAGTATAGATCTGGGAAAAGTACATAGGAAATGTTTGCAAGAATCCTaatatattgtatttttaaatctggaaaGTTATGATAAAAACATTTGCCCCCATCCAACCTAACCCCATGAAGTCCCTTCTCCATTGCTGCAAGTTTCACAGTAAAAAGTCGTTTgggtggtggggttttgtttgtttgttttttttaatttttttttttttagtagtacTATAAAGGTACACTTCCATATGACAGGGTGAGACACTAGCAAGCTCTCTGTCACCGAAAGGTACAGCCCTGCTCCTCTACAACTACACTTGTACTAGCTTTGGCACTCACCCCTTCTGTTGGCAAACTGATAAAAATCAGCAAACTGGTAAAAATTTAACTTAAAGTCCTCATGCACACAAAAGGGTTTTCTACCCTTCAGTGACAGCAAGCTGCTAGGCTGGCGCAGTCATCCTGTGGAATTTCATTCTCATaggattttattatttatacacAAAGTTGTTACAGTATGGGAGTATATACTCACAACCCTCTGAAATAAATATGTTCTGAAGGAAATTACACATAAATCTGGTAGATAAGTAAATTCAGACTACTCCTTTGTAATTCACAAGTCACCATTCTTGATGAAATCCTCCCTAATCCATTTTGACAGGGACATACTGGAAGCTTACAAGTATCTTACTAAATGGAAAACCTTAAGCAATCATCACTAATTCTTGTTACAGTCCTTTCTCTGAATCAAAGTACCAGTTAATTGGAATTTTATATACTGTACCTGTGTTTGTGAAGCAGAAGAACCAACAGCCAAATGTAGCACAGAATTACACCACATACTTCAGTCATAGCAAAAGCCCACGGTATCCTAGGGAcgctagaaaaaaaaaaacaggatgaAGGAAGAAAGTTAAACTTACAATACAGAGGCTTAATTTTCCTCTCTAGCCTCAGTATTTAGAATAAAGGCATATAAAGTTCTAATTACAAGACTAACTTGCATTAGTCTGACAACAGCTTAAACTACAaccaaatattattttgttagaCTGAATTAAACAGAATTTGAACTAATCTTTAATTACACTATCTCCTTTCTAGTATTTTCAGCAGACATTTACTCAGAATTCACTACGTCAAAGAAACTCTCTAGCGTGCTCTCTGAATTTATGCATGCGATTTGCTAACAGGATGCGTTCCTCTACCATTGTTTCCCAACAACCTTTTTCATTCTGACACAAACTTGCATCACATCAGTTATGCTGCTTATGCTTGTAGGAATGCCATGTCAACACAATGAATGAAATGCTGCAAAGTCTAAAATCCTAAATACTTGTGATGAAGCAGAACTGTACGGGAAAgtgttaggaaaaataaaaattgtttccaaAGTTAGATTTCAATGATAATCACTATATGTGAACCCTTTAGCCTCGCTTGTCAAAAAATTTAAGCCTTCCTTGCACACATATGGCACCCGTAACAATTTCCGCTCTGCTACTTCACCAAAATACAGATTGACAGATTTCAAGAGAGGCTGCTCCTCGCACCTTTGTGTTGCCCTTGATACAAAGGGGTAGCAAAGCGCTACTCGGACGCTGGCTGTGTAGTAATCCCCTCGCATCGTTTTGcgagctgctgctttctgaccTCCCCCGTCCTCCTGCCCACTGAACACCGTGGTAGTGCCCCGGCAACAAAATCCAGTAGTGCCATAGCTCCCGgtctctctcctctcttccacTCTGCCGGGTGTGGTCCATCCTTTCTGAGTTTTATCTAATTTTATGGGGGATTCTGCAAACTTACAAGATTAGACCACCACTGACTTCACAAAAACCATTAATGGAAATGACTGGCAGGAATAAGGAGACCACAAAGACTGAAATCTTGAAAAGTTTATCTAGTCTTTTAAAACTCTCTAGGCAGCAAGTTCTCTATGGTAAGTACACTTGCTCACCGGCAGCTTTTAGCCCCGGTTAAATCTGCAGTCAATGACTAGAATTTCACCTTTGCTATTGTGTCTCTTTTCTGCCCAAAGTAGaatatcttcttttaaaaatgagcagGTACTGTGTAACTTACAACAGTGTTTTAGTACACAGATACTGTATGGTTGAAAAAGATACTGGTCTACTCAGTCTACTTCAGAGTTTCCCCAAACCATCTTCAGCGAGTTGGCAGTGGGGAGACAGAATCATACATGCTGTATGATATTAAATACAGTATCAACGCTATCCCCCTTCAATTTCCTTGCTCACTGGCAGACCAAAATACTCCTTCATCAATTTTTTCTGTTCCAAGACATACTAAACCTCATAGCAGCATCTGGATTTCAGAAAATGCATACGGCTGCTTACCTATGCCAGCTGACCATCACCCTTTTTACTAGAATGCGAGGCTGGACTAACTAATTCCTGTGTTGTGATTAGCTAAAAACGTAGAATTAAATACAAACTGGGTAGAACAGCAGCTCGATTTATTTTCCCACGACAACTAAATCTCTGCATCCAACTGACACACATTTCAGTCTTAGAGAGGGGTTTACTACACTATAATTACTATTTTGCAGCAGCATCTTCAAGAGCATATGAAACTTTGAGAACGAAGAAAATACAGCCTATGCCTTAACCTCTCAGTTActgctttgctttaaaagaaaaattcttaccTGTCTAGAAATATGTCTGGCAGAGGTGGATATGTTTGCATGTCGGGTACTCGCTCATGCACTATAACCATAACGAACGATGTAAAGCCAAACACTATGAAGACATACACACAACTTAAAACTGTCTTCCAATACTCTGGGTCCAGCCTTCGGGTAGAGTGTTTGTTTTTGCCATTCGCATATTGATACTGATCACCGTTCAAGTCAGTAATTGGTCCGTCACAGTCCCGTGGTACTTCACCGTTACAAAACCAGTCCGTCCCCTGCAGTAAGGCAACACTCGGGCCCGCTGTGCCAACATGACTGTCGCTGTTGTAACCCAGCTCCTCCAGGACATCAATATGTTGCTTCTGTAGCTTGCGTATGGACAGCATTAGCCTTTTGATATCCCCCAGGACTTTGATTTCCAAAGGAGGGGATCGTAAATCATACTCGGTAAGTGTCAGCAGCGTAATTCCATCTAGCCTGTGTCTATTGCACAAAACATCCACGTATTCACAGAAGCCTTCTTCCTTCAGCCACCTGGCCACGTTCTTGGTAGTCCAACGTCGAATGCAAAGCTGATTATTGCCCGCCATCCTCCTCCTTTATCCAATAAAATCGACCTGTTACATATTGGAGAAACAAGTCCTGAATGTTTAACAAAGATTACTGAAATGTCAGTGTATTTTGTGCAATTTTTGATGCTTAATTAGCCAAAGGCATTTTATGTAAGAGCCAGCTAAAAAACAGGCATATAATTTATTAGCTAAGTaatataaaaatgctttctaaaacatttttattcaagcaaagcaaaattatcTCACCTGCTCCTAAGCAGAAATTTAAAGCTACCAAGAAGCAGAATATCTCCTAGATGTACCCAGTctacttttattcttttgttaaagaagaaaaaatccgAGTTTGTTCATTACACTAGGCAATGAAAACCAAAGATTACTCTGTTTAAATACCAGCTTAATCATTAGTCTTTTTCACTGTTTGCAGTTTATGAACTAAGCAAGAAAGTATAGCCAGCAACCATGTCAAACTGAAAGCTAAAATAATACATTACAGGTCCCATTCATTCCACTGTTTTAAAAGATATACTGAGGCTGTGGTGGCATGACACTTCCCACTCACCCCTCCCAAGTAAACCTAAGACTAAGTATCTACAATGATACTGACCTGAGGCATCTTAGTTGTACGTTGATGGTGCAGCCATCATATTTCTATCTTAGTTTGATCTCAGTACTTAAGACAGATGCCTATTATATTGCAAATCCTTTAAAATAGTCAGCTTTCAAAATAAGGTTACTAGAAATCAAGCATTAGCTTTAATTCCAAAGCATCTTCAGAAGTGATGTGGTAATAGATAACACACACCAAAAGCAGAAGAGATGTGTTCTCTTCATACAGATTTCTCATTAATTGTTTTCTTGACTCAAGAATTGTTTGAAAGAAGGCAAGACATCTCAGCACCACTTCCACCACATGGAGGTGACAAGTCACCAGAACCACCAGCTTAGAACAACCACCAGCAAAAAATTAATCACAGACTGTTACGTGGAATACATGAAGACAACTCTAAAAGGCTACCAGTGAcgtaaaagtaataaaaagctTATCTAATATTTAAGACCCACAGCAGTGTGGAATGGACTTGTGCATAATTTATATTTGGTGGCTTATGTACAGCTACAGTCTAAGAAACAGCTACCATTCCACCGCTCTTTTGTACTCTAAAAAACAGTCTAGTTCTAATTAACTAGAATGCTTCAATCATGCCAGCCAAATCTCAGAAAATACAAGACAGCACAATACACATACATCATTCAAGGTTTTCAGACTGAAAGCAAGGAAGCAGTCTATTTAATCTATTATTTAGCTTCTGTATACAGTAAACAGGTCCTCAAACTCACCATGAATATTCAACACAAAGTTTTACATGGTCTTGAGGGGCACAGCTCTTCCACAAACAGAAGCTCTTTCCTCCtcacttctctttttaaagaggtgCTGTACCTATTGTTACAAGTAGCTTGTATTGTAACTGGATGCAACTTCTTCCAGATTACATGTAATAGGACCACACATTATTCTATATCAGGAGAGATTTGATGCATCCAGTGAGATTTCCCAGAAGTGCAAAAGAGAtactttagaagaaaaacaagcaaaatcaaATCAAAGCTGCCCTTCTAAAAGAATTAAAGGAGCGGTACTTCTGAAGATATTCTCTCTGGAGTTGATTGTTTATTAACACCATGCATAGTGCATAGCTTTAACTTCTCTAAACTCCATATACAGTCAATGCCTATCTATGCTTTAATACCTTGATTTAAGTAGCTGCCAATATATCCATAAACCACTGCTAGAAACTATGCATTTACTATACCCTGCCTTATAAAAGGGTATTTGCTCATTTCTATGTCGTCTTACTATTTTTGAAACTCTTGCTCAAAACAACTGTAACTACTTTGGTCACACAGCtattcacaaaataaattattagatTTAATTTGTAATTAATGATCAGTTAATTGACCTTATTTGTACTACGTATTTTTATCTTACtccagtaaaaacaaacaaacaaacttgaGCTGCTTATCTGGACTGCCAGCTTTCCTTACCCAGAActacaaaatactgaaaaaaaaagttaatcatGGTGGCTTTTCTAACACTGTAATCATCACAAGTTTTCTAAAAGCAGTGAATTTAGACTCACCATAAATACACTCAACTTACTGATTTGTCTTCTAGCCAAAGCAACTTCTGGAGGCAAAGGCAGGAGACTCTCCCTAGCCTACGAGGATCCTGTTCGTTTGTCACAAGTCAAGTAGCCTAACACCAGCCTAGTGTTTCTTCATCTGGCACTGCAGGAATAAAAATACGTGCAATAAAAGTGACCTTACAGCACTGAATAAGCACATCCACCAAAGGTCACTGCTGAAAGGGCTGGACCTGGGAGAAAGTCTACATTAACCTTAAGATGCACCTGAGAGCACTTGCTCCTGTTTTTAAACGCTGTCAAAGACATTTAACCGACTGGAGAAGACAAAGACATCAACAAAAGAAACCAGCACTTTCACAAAACACAAGCTTAAACCATTCCACACAGCTGGCAGCTAATTTCATCACAGCAGTTAAGTTCGGTTTTGATGATGAGGCAGTTTTTAAACTCAGAAGCTGCCTTCTCCAGACTACTCATTAAGTGCCACTTTTGTAGTTTAAAGCACTTTCCCTAATAACCTTAGCACCTGGAATACAATACAGATCCGTGTGCCCAACTGCTCCTGTTCAGTTTTGAAGCTTACGAATGCTACGTAACATTCCCAGCGCTACCCACCTGCGAGGCAAGACTGACTAGTGCAGCAGAAGAGACCGAGCCACCCGCCTAACTGTACTTGTCTTCTGAAAGAGAACAGCACTGGTAACTACTTTGCCTTCCACATTACTGGTTTTATTGCTGAAACCAAATAATGGATAACATTATTTAAGGATGAAAAACATGCATGAGTAACAGAGCAAGCACAGACTTAAGCGTCAGAGGGCAAAATATACTTTTTGCCTGACATCAGCAGTGTCTGTAGCTAGCGACTTGATTACTTTCCTGCTCCTGTGACTTTATATTTAGTCAGCTCATCAGCAGTACATATCATGTGTCCcgcttccctttttcctcccccagtcTTTCAATTAACAGCATGAACACAACTAAATATGAACTTCATCGGTATgtgtaaaagtatttttttaaagaaaaatgttactttaTGAGCCATGAACATTTCTACAATCTCATTAggacattttaaacaaaatgagaTGCCTCCAAGAGGCTGAGTATACCCTTAGCACggtatttttcctaaatatatatttaaatatggaaaattaATCTATCTCAAAGTGATTATCCACAATTCTATCATGCTTTCCTCTACTGAATTACTCCTAGTCAACCGTGAAGTCCCTAATCTTCCTAGCATGCAGACTCCGAGGCAGTATATTAAGGTAAAAATGTGGAAAGTTGAATATGATTATCACTACTCTAGCCAAGGAAAATTAGCATTAACATCACACTAACATCAGGCTGCAATCTAGttccagaaacaaaaagcaattacACCAGAATCATAGCTGAAGCGTTAAATAAGACACTAGTTATGCCCATGGCAGTCAGCAGAGTGCTGACGGGATGCATTTATTCCAGACGCGCATGCAAAACTACCAGCACCATGACTGCTTCACCCCCTGCCCTCATGAGCCTGGCAGAGCCTAGGCCTCTCCTTGCTCACATGCctcttggcttttttccccaggtgggTTCAGTTCTCACCATCCACAAGAGGAATTTTAGGAAGGACACTGAAGAACTATCACATCTCAGGTGATTTAGCTTAGGTTTCTTTGTGGAAGGTTTCAAGCTGAAGTTTGAACATAGGCAATTCCAGCTCAGCCCCTCCTTCGCTGGGTCTGCCGGCCCAGGAGCACGGCATCTCACACCTCGGGGGGAAAAAGTTTTGCTGTACGAAGGCTGCTGGTTCACAACATGGAGAGGACCCAGGTTTGAGGCCCTGGCTCCGCAGCACAAACAAGCTTGCTCACAAAACCGCCTCGTTGTGCATCCGAGGTCTCAGATACTCTGCTGACTTGCACCAGAAGCTCATCACTTGCTCTTCCTGAAAACTCTACATTCTTCAGAGCTGATTTAAAGCAAATAGCAAAGGTATCATTGCCATATAGTACACAGTGACTTAATCCGTACCTTCTAAATGCCACCATATATAGTACAGTAACGTGTAaacaagagaagagaaagaacacTTGCAAAAACAACACATAATTTTTCAAGGGTCTTTTAATACAAAAGCTACCATGCTATATGTAAAACTGATTGAACACAACAAAATGCCCACTGCGAGACAAACAAAACTGGAGAAGTGTTCTCCTGGAGCAAGCATACAATAACTTCAAATGCAGAATTATTCCTGTAACACTTGCATTCGTGTTTTGCTTAGCAACTTTCTGTCAGTTGTTTCACAAACATTTCTAATAACTGAGATTACCAGCAGTGTTTTAACCATATTCAAAGGTCTTCGTGATTTTTATGAAGATAAGAAATCTCATGAAGTAACACTTGTTTAGTTTATTGTATGTCTTAGGTTTCAAACCATCAAGGAAGATGTGCTTTCCAAGAATTATTCATTTGGAGTGCTGCATTgtggaaaatacagaactgATACTGTAAAATCAAAGATTAGCTCCTTGGGCTCAGATGAGTCCCTCTCGGAACGCCTCCATGCAAAACTGACAGCAGCTACTACAGAAAGCCCTGAAAGCTAAGCATTCATATGAACCACTAAGCGCAGCTACCTATCGCAGCAGGCTGAACAGAACACATACTGCTCCCTGACTTTTACACCTCATTAAACCAAATGGGTTGTACTATACCCAAGTGAACACTGAGTGGCTCAATTCCTCACCTACTAACAAgctaacaaaacattttttatccTACCACCATAATTCAAGGCACACACAAGTGATTTTTAAACAACTAATCAAGTACTCCACTGATCTTAGGATGTAATTCACAGTATTTCGTTAATATTTGTACAAGATCTTGAACATTTCACATGCTAAATGTCAAGTGTCAAGTAGTTTTTCTTCCAACTTCAAGAAACAGTACACCCATCTCGTAACAGAATGTTTGCTGCTCTTTACCCTTATACACCTTAGCAGTGAAGCAGTTCAGGTTTGCTTTTCCccatttatttctttggtttcttcCCACACCCTCACGGTTGGATGGAACTAGGGGGAGACACGAACAGCCTCTCCGTACAAATTAATACCAGGACAATATCTGAAGTGAAACTGTGTTTGTTCTCACACTCCACAACCATTTACAACCTGATCTTTCTGATCTAGTGAAAATCTAGGAGccttcttcattttaaatgcattaaaataaaacagaaatacaaaactttTAGAAGTTATGTGAttatcaaataaatatttataacgTAATATGGTTTATGGATCTCTTCCAGCTTAGCAGGCTGTAAAACTGAGCTCTGTACAAAGAAAAGCGATCGCACAGAGCCTGAAAGATTGCAAAGCCTAGGCCaacctgtatttttaattgtatactacaaaaaaaccaaaacacccaaaaacAACCCAGCCAGC from Phalacrocorax carbo chromosome 13, bPhaCar2.1, whole genome shotgun sequence includes these protein-coding regions:
- the SAMD8 gene encoding sphingomyelin synthase-related protein 1, translated to MAGNNQLCIRRWTTKNVARWLKEEGFCEYVDVLCNRHRLDGITLLTLTEYDLRSPPLEIKVLGDIKRLMLSIRKLQKQHIDVLEELGYNSDSHVGTAGPSVALLQGTDWFCNGEVPRDCDGPITDLNGDQYQYANGKNKHSTRRLDPEYWKTVLSCVYVFIVFGFTSFVMVIVHERVPDMQTYPPLPDIFLDSVPRIPWAFAMTEVCGVILCYIWLLVLLLHKHRSILLRRLCSLMGTVFLLRCVTMFVTSLSVPGQHLQCTGKLYGNVWAKLQRAFAIWSGFGMTLTGVHTCGDYMFSGHTVVLTMLNFFVTEYTPRSWNFLHTLSWVLNLFGIFFILAAHEHYSIDVFIAFYITTRLFLYYHTLANTRAYQQSRRARIWFPMFSFFECNVNGTVPNEYCWPFSKPTILKRLIG